One genomic segment of Flectobacillus major DSM 103 includes these proteins:
- a CDS encoding glutaminase family protein, producing the protein MKKIIMAFCSLFAISAQAQQLRPPAYPLITNDPYFSIWSFSDQANQSVTRHWTGKNHSLQGIVEVDGKAFQFLGMPQIQYKTLIPTALEKEYSAKYTFNTPSTGWEKEQFDDSQWAIGKAPFGDGAGSNPIRPNTAWKTKDIWYRRTITLSNFSPENIRLQVSNDDDVDVYLNGVLAYSCGPCYIAGYESYKLSPEAQKSLKKGLNTLAVHCKNPQGGGYIDVGMVEEIPAKNTIANAQQTQVSVKATNTHYTFLANGVELKVIFTSPLLMDELEVLARPASYITFEAKSQDNRSHSVKVKFEVSADLAVNMPTQEVITQVQANTPKGLQLVSAGSKSQKILGKKGDDLRIDWGYAYLAGKEVTLAVGNSNDRVMKSTLNLGNVGTKASQKHLILAYDDIYSVQYFGKNLRAWWRRNPSMTVQKMLDEAENNYTRLMNKTAQFDTQLYQDAQKAGGKEYANLCELAYRQAIAAHKAVDRGDGTLLFFSKENFSNGSIGTVDVTYPSAPMFLLYNNTLMKGLLEFIFEYSESGKWGKPFAAHDVGTYPLANGQTYGEDMPVEECGNMVILAAAVCQKDGNADFAKKHWPTLTTWVKYLVENGFDPANQLCTDDFAGHLARNINLSAKAIVAIASYGKMAALMGDTQTATKYSQIAKEYANKWQEMAQAGSHYALTFDKKDTWSQKYNLVWDKLLGLNLFPASVMKKEIDYYLTQQQTYGLPLDSRKTYTKSDWIVWTATMADNQQDFEALIKPIWKFANETPSRVPLTDWHETTTSKQVGFQARSVVGGYFIKMLEGKINK; encoded by the coding sequence ATGAAAAAAATAATCATGGCATTTTGTAGTCTTTTTGCCATATCAGCACAAGCACAACAATTACGTCCACCAGCCTATCCATTGATTACCAACGACCCATACTTTAGTATTTGGTCGTTTTCAGACCAAGCTAATCAATCGGTAACACGCCACTGGACAGGCAAAAACCATTCTTTACAGGGTATTGTTGAGGTCGACGGCAAAGCATTTCAGTTTTTAGGAATGCCACAAATCCAATATAAAACCTTAATTCCAACAGCTTTAGAGAAAGAATACTCGGCCAAGTATACCTTCAATACCCCTAGTACTGGTTGGGAAAAAGAGCAGTTTGACGATAGCCAATGGGCTATTGGCAAAGCACCGTTTGGCGACGGGGCAGGTAGTAACCCCATACGCCCAAATACAGCTTGGAAAACCAAAGATATTTGGTATCGTCGTACGATTACACTCAGTAATTTTTCTCCCGAAAATATCCGTCTACAAGTCAGCAACGACGACGACGTAGATGTTTACCTCAACGGCGTATTAGCTTACAGTTGTGGCCCATGCTATATTGCTGGATACGAAAGCTACAAACTTTCTCCAGAAGCTCAAAAATCTCTAAAAAAAGGCCTCAATACCCTTGCGGTACACTGTAAAAATCCCCAAGGTGGTGGCTATATCGACGTAGGAATGGTAGAAGAAATTCCTGCTAAAAATACCATAGCAAACGCTCAACAAACACAAGTATCGGTCAAAGCAACCAATACGCATTATACTTTTTTGGCTAACGGAGTCGAGCTAAAAGTGATATTTACATCGCCCTTGTTGATGGACGAACTAGAGGTATTAGCACGTCCTGCTTCGTATATTACTTTTGAAGCAAAATCACAAGATAACCGCTCGCACAGCGTAAAGGTAAAGTTTGAGGTATCGGCCGACCTAGCCGTAAATATGCCTACTCAGGAGGTAATTACCCAAGTACAAGCCAATACCCCAAAAGGTCTACAATTGGTGTCGGCAGGGTCTAAAAGCCAGAAAATTTTGGGAAAGAAAGGCGATGACCTCCGTATCGACTGGGGGTATGCCTATTTGGCAGGCAAAGAAGTTACACTGGCAGTAGGTAATAGCAACGACAGAGTCATGAAAAGTACCCTTAATTTGGGCAATGTCGGTACTAAAGCCTCACAAAAACACTTAATTTTGGCTTATGACGATATTTATTCGGTACAGTATTTTGGTAAAAATCTTCGTGCTTGGTGGCGAAGAAACCCGTCGATGACTGTTCAAAAAATGTTGGATGAAGCCGAAAACAACTATACTAGACTGATGAATAAAACGGCTCAATTTGACACACAACTATATCAAGATGCCCAAAAAGCAGGAGGAAAAGAATATGCCAACTTGTGTGAATTAGCTTATCGTCAGGCAATTGCAGCACACAAAGCCGTTGACCGTGGCGATGGTACGCTTTTGTTCTTTTCAAAAGAAAACTTTTCCAATGGCTCTATAGGTACTGTAGATGTTACCTATCCATCTGCTCCGATGTTTTTGTTGTACAACAATACCCTGATGAAAGGACTCTTAGAGTTTATTTTTGAGTATTCAGAATCGGGCAAGTGGGGAAAACCTTTTGCTGCTCATGACGTAGGAACGTACCCTTTGGCCAATGGACAAACCTATGGCGAAGATATGCCCGTAGAAGAGTGTGGCAATATGGTGATTTTGGCGGCTGCCGTTTGTCAGAAAGATGGTAATGCTGATTTTGCAAAAAAACACTGGCCAACCCTTACTACTTGGGTAAAATACCTTGTAGAAAATGGCTTTGACCCAGCCAATCAACTGTGTACCGACGACTTTGCGGGGCATTTGGCTCGCAATATCAACCTTTCGGCTAAGGCTATTGTGGCTATAGCAAGCTATGGCAAAATGGCAGCCTTGATGGGCGATACCCAAACCGCTACAAAATACAGCCAAATTGCCAAAGAATACGCCAACAAATGGCAAGAGATGGCACAAGCAGGTTCTCATTATGCCTTGACTTTCGATAAAAAAGATACTTGGTCTCAGAAATATAATCTTGTATGGGACAAACTTTTGGGATTGAATCTATTTCCTGCTTCGGTTATGAAAAAAGAAATAGATTATTATTTGACCCAACAACAAACCTACGGATTACCGCTTGATTCAAGAAAAACCTATACAAAGTCAGACTGGATTGTTTGGACAGCTACTATGGCCGACAACCAGCAAGATTTTGAGGCATTGATTAAGCCTATTTGGAAATTTGCCAATGAAACACCATCGAGAGTCCCATTGACAGACTGGCACGAAACTACTACTAGCAAACAAGTGGGTTTTCAGGCACGTTCGGTAGTAGGAGGGTATTTTATCAAAATGCTCGAAGGAAAAATTAATAAATAG
- a CDS encoding helix-turn-helix domain-containing protein, whose amino-acid sequence MEKAETLADFYQKKFDWIPDNIRGEIGHFNVFRLDPFTKNKPQPIPYKRRDFYKIMLVKGHSKVHYADKVMEVQKQALSFSNPHIPYKWEHLDNIREGFFCIFNQHFFHQFGNLSQYQVFQPNGIHIFELNDQQVIAITHIYERIFEEINSDYIHKYDVLRNLVFELLHFAMKMQPSAQFDKQHINASQRIATLFLELLERQFPIDESHPTIGIRAASDFANQLNIHVNHLNKAVKEITQKTTSQLIAERILQESKVLLKHSNWNIAEIADALGFTEVTHFNNFFKKHTTVSPSKFRSI is encoded by the coding sequence ATGGAAAAAGCAGAAACTCTTGCCGACTTCTACCAGAAAAAATTCGATTGGATACCCGATAATATTCGAGGCGAAATTGGGCATTTTAATGTATTTCGCTTAGACCCTTTTACTAAGAATAAACCGCAACCTATTCCTTATAAGAGGCGAGATTTCTATAAAATTATGCTGGTAAAAGGCCATAGTAAAGTTCACTATGCCGATAAGGTCATGGAAGTTCAAAAACAAGCCCTTTCCTTTTCAAACCCTCATATTCCTTACAAATGGGAACATTTAGACAATATCCGAGAAGGATTCTTTTGTATTTTTAATCAGCATTTTTTTCATCAGTTTGGTAATTTGTCTCAGTATCAAGTTTTTCAGCCTAATGGTATTCATATTTTTGAACTCAACGACCAACAAGTAATAGCAATTACCCATATTTATGAGCGAATTTTTGAAGAAATTAACTCCGATTATATTCATAAATATGATGTGCTTCGCAACCTTGTTTTTGAGTTACTACACTTTGCCATGAAAATGCAGCCCTCTGCTCAATTCGACAAGCAGCATATCAATGCTTCACAACGAATAGCTACTTTGTTTTTGGAACTGCTTGAACGCCAATTCCCTATCGATGAAAGCCATCCAACCATTGGTATTAGGGCAGCCTCTGATTTTGCCAACCAGCTCAATATTCATGTCAATCACCTCAATAAAGCTGTAAAAGAAATCACTCAAAAAACCACCTCTCAGCTCATTGCGGAAAGGATTTTGCAAGAATCGAAAGTATTGCTAAAACATAGCAATTGGAATATTGCAGAAATTGCCGATGCTTTAGGATTTACAGAAGTTACACATTTTAATAATTTCTTTAAGAAGCATACAACCGTGAGTCCTTCAAAATTTAGAAGTATTTGA
- a CDS encoding aldo/keto reductase has translation MEKRKLGNSLEVSAIGLGCMGMSFGYGPAGDKDDMIKVIRSAVEQGVTFFDTAEVYGPFTNEKLLGEALAPFKDEVVIATKFGFEIDRVQNKYIGVNSRPEHIKQVAEESLKRLNVEVIDLFYQHRVDPNVPIEDVAGAVKDLIQEGKVKHFGLSEAGANTIRKAHAIQPVVALQSEYSLWTRQHEKEILPTIEALKIGLVAYSPLGKGFLTGKIDVNTQFADGDIRNVLPRYTEEARNANKALLAIIERFALEKNATNAQIALAWVLAQKPWIVPIPGTTKVHRLTENNGAATIQFTPAELQEIERASTQVKIVGSRYTEAMEKSTGL, from the coding sequence ATGGAAAAGCGTAAATTAGGCAATAGCCTAGAAGTATCAGCTATAGGATTAGGTTGTATGGGAATGAGCTTTGGCTACGGCCCAGCAGGCGACAAAGATGATATGATAAAAGTAATTCGCTCGGCAGTAGAGCAGGGAGTTACTTTTTTTGATACCGCCGAAGTATATGGCCCTTTTACTAACGAAAAGTTATTGGGCGAAGCCTTAGCTCCTTTCAAAGATGAGGTTGTGATTGCTACAAAATTTGGATTTGAAATCGACCGTGTACAAAACAAATATATTGGTGTAAACAGCCGCCCTGAGCATATCAAACAAGTAGCTGAAGAATCCCTAAAAAGGCTAAATGTAGAGGTTATCGACTTGTTTTATCAGCACCGAGTAGACCCCAACGTACCCATTGAAGACGTGGCAGGGGCAGTAAAAGACCTTATTCAGGAAGGGAAAGTAAAACACTTTGGGCTTTCAGAAGCAGGAGCAAATACCATTCGTAAAGCTCATGCTATACAACCTGTTGTAGCTTTGCAAAGTGAATACTCGCTCTGGACACGCCAACACGAAAAAGAGATTCTTCCTACTATCGAAGCATTAAAAATTGGATTGGTGGCTTATAGCCCTCTGGGAAAAGGCTTTTTGACAGGAAAAATTGATGTTAATACACAGTTTGCCGACGGCGATATTCGCAATGTATTGCCACGATACACCGAAGAGGCTCGCAATGCCAACAAGGCTCTTTTAGCTATTATCGAGCGATTTGCACTAGAAAAAAACGCAACAAATGCACAAATAGCCTTGGCTTGGGTGTTGGCTCAAAAACCTTGGATTGTGCCTATTCCAGGAACAACTAAAGTACATCGCTTGACAGAAAATAATGGTGCAGCCACTATTCAATTTACGCCTGCTGAACTACAAGAAATAGAAAGAGCTTCGACACAGGTCAAAATTGTGGGCAGTCGCTACACCGAAGCAATGGAAAAATCCACAGGTTTGTAA
- a CDS encoding peptidase domain-containing ABC transporter, with translation MKNNFSTNSSYIIKRFVLQQDESDCGVACLLSIIHYHGGESSLERLRESSGTSIQGTSLLGLQQSANSLNFQAEAFEVDDLGVFKKEATFPCILHVVIDEKLEHYVVCFEALANGDFIIGDPARGIETWSEEELLYRWKTRAVLILNPTESFEKVPQNNHKKIVWFKDLLREDAPMLSIAVVLGIVLAALGMTTAIFSQKLLDEILPKHQIQRLWLGMGLLCILLLARAGLSYLRGFFLLRQSRDFNNRLMDDFYDKLLRLPKSFFDTRKTGEIVARLNDTRRIQHVISYLTGNVVIDVLVLLVSAVYIFNYSITVGLLSLLSLPLFGFLIWKYNDGIIKHQKDVMSQYASTESHFVDAITGISVIKAVNKESLFGQIGKVYYQFFQQKVYDLGTLGNRYGLWNEVLNTLLITVILSVSSFAVLHKDIKIGEMMAIISIASGMIGSVGRLTTTNIQLQEAKVAFERMYEFASIKPENNKEKKWNITKLKYVNSLKINNLSFRFVGRSQLLKNVSLSVGKGKMVVLLGEVGSGKSILLQILQKFQNYEAGEIIINDNLPFNDIAPDVWRGKIGVVPQDVKIFNGTLIDNIILGDVITEGEKAVEFCKSIGLDTIFDNFPQNYLTIVGEEGINLSGGQKQLVALARALYSQPSILLLDEATSAMDGQTEQFVLDLLRKLKSEIGILMVTHRNSIAEKADNVFILEKGITYEMNIVNTQISYT, from the coding sequence ATGAAAAATAATTTTTCTACAAACTCATCTTATATAATCAAAAGATTTGTGCTTCAACAAGACGAATCCGATTGTGGCGTAGCTTGTCTTTTATCCATTATTCACTATCACGGAGGCGAAAGTAGCCTTGAACGCTTGCGTGAATCAAGTGGTACGAGTATTCAAGGGACAAGCCTTTTAGGTCTACAACAATCAGCCAATAGTCTGAATTTTCAAGCAGAGGCATTTGAAGTAGATGACCTTGGGGTTTTCAAAAAAGAAGCGACTTTTCCTTGTATTCTGCACGTTGTAATTGATGAAAAATTAGAACATTATGTGGTTTGCTTTGAGGCATTAGCCAATGGGGATTTTATTATTGGCGACCCAGCCAGAGGCATTGAAACATGGAGCGAAGAAGAATTATTATATCGTTGGAAAACAAGGGCAGTTTTGATTTTGAATCCTACAGAATCCTTTGAGAAAGTCCCCCAAAATAATCATAAAAAAATTGTATGGTTCAAAGATTTATTACGAGAAGATGCTCCTATGCTTTCAATTGCCGTAGTCTTAGGGATTGTTTTAGCAGCTTTGGGTATGACTACTGCTATCTTTAGTCAGAAATTATTAGATGAAATTCTACCCAAACACCAAATCCAACGTTTATGGTTAGGGATGGGCTTATTGTGTATTTTATTATTGGCAAGGGCAGGGTTGAGTTATTTGAGAGGTTTCTTTTTACTTCGTCAAAGTAGAGATTTTAATAATCGTTTGATGGATGATTTTTATGATAAACTCTTACGTCTTCCCAAGTCATTTTTTGATACTCGCAAAACGGGTGAAATCGTCGCAAGACTCAACGATACCCGCCGAATCCAACACGTTATTAGTTATCTCACAGGCAATGTTGTGATAGATGTATTGGTTCTATTAGTTTCAGCAGTTTACATTTTCAATTATTCCATAACGGTTGGTTTGCTGTCTTTGTTGAGTTTGCCATTATTTGGCTTTTTGATATGGAAATACAATGATGGAATCATCAAACATCAAAAAGACGTAATGAGTCAATATGCTAGTACGGAAAGCCATTTTGTGGATGCAATCACAGGGATTTCTGTCATTAAGGCAGTGAATAAAGAATCATTGTTTGGGCAAATTGGAAAGGTTTATTATCAATTTTTTCAACAAAAAGTTTATGACTTAGGTACATTAGGCAATCGCTACGGACTTTGGAATGAGGTTTTAAATACACTATTAATTACTGTTATTTTATCTGTTTCGTCATTTGCAGTGCTACATAAAGATATCAAAATTGGTGAAATGATGGCAATAATCTCCATTGCATCGGGTATGATTGGGTCAGTTGGGAGACTGACAACAACGAATATACAACTCCAAGAAGCCAAAGTTGCTTTTGAAAGAATGTATGAATTTGCGAGTATTAAACCGGAAAATAATAAAGAAAAGAAGTGGAATATTACAAAGTTGAAATATGTTAATTCTTTAAAAATCAATAACTTATCTTTTCGTTTTGTAGGGAGAAGTCAATTGCTAAAAAACGTTTCACTTTCGGTTGGTAAAGGCAAAATGGTCGTATTATTAGGGGAAGTGGGTTCTGGAAAAAGTATATTATTACAGATTCTACAAAAATTTCAGAATTATGAAGCGGGCGAAATAATTATCAATGATAATTTACCATTCAATGATATAGCCCCAGATGTTTGGCGTGGAAAGATAGGCGTTGTTCCGCAAGATGTTAAGATTTTCAATGGAACATTAATTGATAACATCATATTAGGCGATGTAATAACCGAAGGAGAAAAAGCCGTAGAGTTTTGTAAATCAATTGGTTTAGATACAATATTTGACAATTTTCCACAAAACTATTTAACAATCGTAGGTGAAGAAGGTATCAATCTTTCAGGAGGGCAAAAACAATTAGTCGCTTTGGCAAGAGCTTTATATAGTCAGCCAAGTATATTATTACTTGATGAAGCCACTTCTGCAATGGATGGTCAAACAGAACAATTTGTGCTTGATTTACTCAGAAAATTGAAATCTGAAATAGGGATTTTAATGGTTACTCACCGTAATAGTATCGCCGAGAAAGCAGATAATGTTTTTATTTTAGAAAAGGGTATTACATATGAGATGAACATTGTTAATACTCAGATTAGTTACACTTGA
- a CDS encoding TlpA family protein disulfide reductase: MKKLLLFGLILSILSIMTYFGYQSYQKIKAKNEFVEQIKRQPSPSTFQWIGEKPSINEFSTIVLFFHPECQHCQYEAKTITEKQKEFVGVNLWWISFADSSSIKTFGKKYALETHPHSYLAYLEAEKVTQVFGSISIPHIFIYDHEYTLQKEFKGETKVEALLKYVKTKQKR; this comes from the coding sequence ATGAAAAAACTATTATTATTTGGTCTGATATTATCCATTTTGTCAATAATGACTTATTTTGGCTATCAATCTTATCAAAAAATTAAGGCTAAAAATGAATTTGTAGAGCAAATAAAACGCCAACCTTCGCCTTCAACTTTTCAATGGATAGGAGAAAAACCAAGCATAAATGAGTTTTCAACGATTGTACTTTTCTTCCACCCAGAATGTCAGCATTGCCAATATGAAGCAAAAACTATTACGGAAAAACAAAAAGAATTTGTGGGTGTAAATTTATGGTGGATTTCTTTTGCGGATAGTTCCTCAATCAAAACATTTGGTAAAAAATATGCCTTAGAAACACATCCCCACTCATATTTAGCATATCTCGAAGCTGAAAAAGTAACCCAAGTATTTGGCTCAATTTCAATACCTCATATTTTTATTTATGACCATGAATATACATTACAAAAGGAATTTAAAGGTGAAACAAAAGTGGAAGCACTCTTGAAATATGTCAAAACTAAACAAAAGCGATAA